One Rosa chinensis cultivar Old Blush chromosome 5, RchiOBHm-V2, whole genome shotgun sequence genomic region harbors:
- the LOC112166740 gene encoding protein E6, with product MASNAKLLSFFFVLSLLFSQQVQARSVFFSKVTNVDNHNTEELPNKESTVVTKQEQQPNFIPQTQNGYGLYGHESTELPPSTKTTATTNAVPYSTTPTNSEHYTTTATNGEPYTTTTRTTSNDDNNNIPYTHYNPNKNSNYYNNNYETNQNGMSDTRLTQQKGYTTPTTQNSNSNNYYNVERQGMSDTRFTQQRGYTTPTTTTPTTQNSNNYYNVERQGMSDTRFLENGKYHYDINSENNYNQNQYKNSQVVDSRNWYNNNNNNNRGYYGSNNGNRNTFESSDVYQNEEFQENEDDQFVP from the coding sequence ATGGCTTCTAATGCGAAAttgctctctttcttcttcgtgCTATCTCTCCTCTTCTCTCAACAGGTTCAAGCTCGAAGTGTCTTCTTCAGCAAAGTAACCAATGTGGACAACCACAACACTGAAGAGCTCCCCAACAAGGAGAGCACTGTTGTGACCAAGCAAGAGCAACAGCCAAACTTCATCCCGCAAACCCAAAACGGCTATGGTCTCTACGGCCACGAGTCCACCGAGCTGCCTCCCTCTACCAAGACCACAGCCACAACCAACGCTGTACCATACTCCACCACCCCTACAAACAGTGAACATTacaccaccaccgccaccaaCGGTGAACCATACACCACCACCACAAGAACTACCTCCAACGACGACAACAACAACATTCCATACACACACTACAATCCCAACAAGAACAGCAACTACTACAACAACAACTACGAGACCAACCAAAACGGGATGAGTGACACAAGGTTGACGCAGCAGAAAGGCTACACCACCCCAACCACCCAAAACAGCAACAGCAACAACTACTACAATGTTGAGAGGCAAGGCATGAGCGACACAAGGTTTACGCAGCAGAGAGGCTACACCactcccaccaccaccaccccaacCACCCAAAACAGCAACAACTACTACAACGTTGAGAGGCAAGGCATGAGCGACACAAGGTTCTTGGAGAATGGTAAGTACCACTACGACATTAACAGCGAGAACAACTACAATCAGAACCAGTACAAGAATTCCCAGGTGGTCGATTCAAGAAACTggtacaacaacaacaataacaacaaccGGGGTTACTATGGCAGCAACAATGGGAACCGGAACACCTTTGAGTCCAGCGACGTGTACCAGAACGAGGAGTTCCAAGAGAACGAAGATGACCAGTTCGTGCCATGA